Genomic window (Aricia agestis chromosome 7, ilAriAges1.1, whole genome shotgun sequence):
TTTGGCAACCACACATTCCCATCCCATACGACGCTAACTAACTGTATAACATTGTATTAACTATGTAAAAGTTGTAGGTACTCACATTCTGTCCAACGTCCATAGGAGCTAGTACGGGCTGGTCACTCCGCCGTGGTCTCCGGAAGATGAGGAGCAGCGCGGCTATGATCAGCACGGTGCCGGCTCCCCCCATAGCCCCTAGGGCTGCACTCCAAGCGTTGCTAGTGCTATCCCATTCCCCCCTATACGCTTGAGGGGGGAGGACACTAGCCGTGCTCGGCGTCCCCCAGGGTGCCTCACTATCCTCCGACTTATCTGATAACGAACATCGATCCACTTATCTCTTTTGTATTGGAAATATAGGAAATAAAACGTTGCTgcgttgtaaaaaataaatgcaaaaccacgaattgtttttttaatctttGGACTTTgctttattgcattttttatataaattgtaCCCAGCTTAAAGCCAATAAAAAATAAccctaaattatattttagcttaATTAGAGATACcaatcaatttatttattatctcaGATAGGTActcaaattataaaatcaacacATCTCACTCTAAAATCCTCGAATACCTAAGCCTTTGGCGTTAGAGCATTGCAATAAAAAAGTAAACGTTCGAAATTCGAAACATATGGCGTACGTACCCATGTTACGTGCGTTGGCCGTTGGGCGGGCGGGCTGCGACTGAGGCGCCGTCTTATCATTAACGTGACTTGTTTACGTCGGCGGCGTGGTCCGTTCAATGTTGCCTTATTGCGTCGCTATCTATGATATTGAAGAAAGGATAGGCtgttgaacataatattgtttttgtgcAACATGTTGTTTCATAATAAGTACTTCGTACTTCAAATATCGCGATCGTCACTATtgataatatttagtaaaatgTTAACTAACACTATAATATGGTCCATAGaccgaaataaaaatgtttatttatttatctatttatatattgcaggtaacctccttcttttttggaagtcggttaaaagacGGGCCCCTGAGAACATATAAATTGTTGTTTCTATGCAAGTGCAACACATTGGTGCATAATAGTTCGTCGTACAGCTACTTATTTGTCAGCTTGAAACGGCAACAAATGTCATGTTCATATTCACAATAGAATTTCTTGTCATCTACACTGTTGAGTGTTGACTATAACTGATGAAGACTTAAGCCCTTTATGCCATACGGGCAATAACTTCTTGATAAGACTTCCAATGAAAGGTAAAATACAGCACGCAATGGCGactgttatattattaataattaattgttatattGATTATCTATTATTTTACTCTTCTCCATTACACTGTTGTTATTTTCTGTTGCTTAAGTTGCCTGTACCAGTTACTTAAAAGCCCGTACATAACAAGTTGAAAAGGTCATTGGGGCACTCGTATTGGAGACATTCTACACATTAACAATGTCTGTCCTAACGCCAGTAATGTGAAGTCAATGGTCGTTGTAGTCATTCTGTTGTGTTTGAACAAATTGGCTATAAAACCCTTCATCTTCCCATTTTCTTGTGTTAACAATATATATATTACGGTACGCTCCTTATAATACTAATTTCCTGACATATTTTCGGCGAATTTTCTTCCTGCTTTCTTCGTATGGTCTGAATTGAaaactgtattttattttaaaattccgTTGTATTggtggcggacctacgttatttagaCGGGCTATGTCAAGTCATTCTAAGTCAGCTATTCTCAACTTTATCGGTGGCCCGAGTGATgttaaacaacaaaaaaaaaaaacacttttaaatcgtttatTAAGAATACTCAATGATATTTTTTTGACCCTAAATAATGTTGGGTGCGGTTTACACCAAgacgaaaatattatgttcgtggcccgtataaaaaaatgtttgactaTCACTGATCTTAATCGTCTTGTCAGTGGGGCTTGAAAAATGACATAACCGTACCAAATTACGATTTTGAAAAGTCCCTGATATTACTTACATATCTACTGAAATACACTCTTAACGTCTTTCAGGAATCCTTGTATTTTCATAGTGCAAGTCATTTCCATGGAAAAGTAATGATTGTAGAGGGCATTAACATTGTAATGTAATATTCATAAGATAAGCCGATGGTGTACCGACACTTTGCTACTGCACTAGTCAAGAACTAAGAAGTGGAAAGAAGTCTGATTACTTATACCTACGACTGATCAAACATAtcctactaataatatattataaatgcgaaagtttgtctgtctgtttacttCTGACGTATAAGCAGTTAAACCGATTTGAagcaatttggtatggagacgcTTTGGGTCTTGTTAAAAGGCATATAATTAATCtactatacagagtgtaacaaaactaaatcacaatactttagggtgtgaatgggtcccctatatagagttcgctgtgaaagtagcagctctgaaagagtaacttttttttcacctttgtaatTCATGACGAGGGGCCGTACAATCACAAAAAGTGCTcgctcagcgctgctactttcgcagtgaactgtatataagggacacatacacaccctaaagtattatcacttagtttcgttacactTTGCATAAGCACGTAAACTTGAGCAACGGAGTCGCAGGCATATGAATCTagatcataatttttttaaagtatatcTACTAATGAGCACTACTTCTCGACTTCTACGACACATTTAGAGCTTTTGACGAGCGCCCTACGAAACCATGAAAGCACGTTTAACCTATTTTTAGACGTGTTAAGTTAGAATtttacggtcttaccacaaaaaactaaacatctattgaacagttgttttgataccatttttgtattgaatttttctctaatcaactgttcaacaggtgtttaaatcttttgtagtaagaccgattATGTCTAGATTTTACCAGCAACTTTGTCACGCTGAAATAAGCTTATTATTTCGTATTTTTTCGGCATGCAAACTATCCTACGCTTTTCCCAGAATTTACATTATCttgataaaaaatttatttgaaatcagttatatattatactggCACATTTAACACTTTCTCGAATCTCGACACAATTACTTTGCCTGGTAAGGCTTAAACAAAGCTTTGAAAGTTTAAGCTTTACTTTCTAACTTATAAAGTCTTCTAACTCTATCCTTATAAGCTTTATACCTAAGAGACATAATATGATGTAGGTACCTAGGCTATCTTTAGAACTTACAGGTTTTTAAACGAAGGTTGGTTGGTTGGaaggtttaaaaatagaataatgaGTCACTTTTAACTTTGTGCTATCTCTATGAAAGATCTGCACCcaggttataatattttaatacaacatTAATGAAGTTTCGTTTCTTgttaacaatgatattctatgttactaagtattttagaaactcattgcttgTTCAATCCAGCCCGTTTCCTATCAaactaaaaaattgtattcTCATGAAATGTCAAACCTTCAAACGCGCTCTGATAAGACAAAACTCTTTAAACTCATAAATGTTTGATTGCGAACAGATTCAAAACAAGTACCTACTTTGAGAAGGTAGATACTGCGTCTGTCGCCGTGCGGCAACCGACCGAGACCGACTGCAAGATGTGGTCCGTCTATTGCTGGCCTTAGATgccttatacgtgggagagccatgcttcggcacgaatgggccggctcgaccggagaaataccacgttctcacagaaaaccggcgtgaaacagtttcgccgagtgagtgagtttaccggagacccaatcccctaccctattccctcttaaaaggctggcaacgcacctctcctgatgctgcgagtgttcatgggcgacggaagttgctttccatcaggtgacccgtttgctcgtttgcccccttatttcataaaaaaagtcgtGATCTATCAGATGAGCCTGACTTAACTCGACTTAGTTTTGAAGTTACGCAATTTGCTCCTGAAACCTACaaaaccaataaaaatattttttcacagaATTGTCTCGAATTAAGCTCCGTTTTCGTTTGAGCTTTTGAAGCCGCGTAAATGTTTGTCCCCCAATTTAAATGAAACGatcaatactttttaatttatctcGATATAAATAGTCCAAGTATCTTCGAGGGTTTCCCTGTACCGTGTGTGCTTCAGTAAACATTATATAGCGAGCCTAGCGCCCGATTCTCACAACTCGAAACTGGCTTCGCAGGTTGTCCCACTCACGCCTATTACGGCATATCATGGGCGAGTAAGGCGGCCCGCGGTCGAAGTTTTATTCGACTTACGGGAATCGGTACCTAGGAGCCTGCgctaaatatacttaattagacATTTCTTATTACTGTGGCCCTAAGCTGCCTTTTTACGTAGCCTCTTACTAAGTAAATACTTACCTTGAACGATTCCGAGACGTTCTAACcacacttccatactaatattataaattaaagcgatagtgtgtctgtctgtctttttgtccatctgtctgtctgatacttcttcacgcccaaaccgctgaaccgatttggtatggagatactatgagtcGGGAATAAAAgtacgggaaaggacataggatactttttatcccggataaatgcacggtttccgcgcgatatacgaattttggcgcaacggtcaTCTATTACtagattatatattataaatgcgaaagtgtgtctatctgtctgtttgttacctcttcacgctcgaactgctaatccgattttgctgaaattttgtatggagatactttgataccCGGAAAACGACATCTAAGGATATTTAtattctggaaaaatgtacggttttcgcgcgataaacgaattttggcgccactgagttacgggcgtcaagtaggtatacttataagttactagctgttgcccgcgacttcgtccgcgtcagcaaaatgtgatttAAGCAAAGAtgaagaagagaaaaaaaatgcattttagggttcctttataaaaaggtgaaatatatcctcctccttttcggaagtcggttaaaaagtagcctaagttgttccttactacatcagctatgtgcctaaaaaattcccgtcaaaatcgctctaGCCATTTCAGatattagccggaacaaacagacagacatacaaacaaaaatttaaaaaaatgttgttttggtgtctgtaccctatatacattcatatgtatgtagtaaaaaaaggttctttcaatattacaaacatacactccaattttatttatatgtttagATAACTAAATAGAATAATTCTATAAGTAACTATAGGTACCTAACTAATAAAAggattaaaaatataggtatattattacgATCATTCCAACTATAATATCTCTATTTTATACAAAGCGGGACTGAGATGCACTCGTCGTTAATACGATAAAGACAAATCTAATGGCAGAGAATtcgtttaataatttaatgtttacttaactttaatttaatgggaTTTCGACATAATGTCCTTCCATTTTCTGTCTTTACCTTAAACTTTTAAAgtaaagtaatcattaaatgccTCGAAGTGccgccgtttttttttttttataaactaagggggcaaacgagcaaacgggtcacctgatggaaagcaacttccgtcgcccatggacactcgcagcatcagaagagatgcaggtgcgttgccggccttttaagagggaatagggtaatagaggaaggtagggatggaaagggaacggaataagggaaagtagggaatggaatagggtaggggattgggcctccggtaaactcactcactcggcgaaacacagcgcaagcgctgtttcacgccggttttctgtgaggacgtggtatttctccggtcgagccggcccattcgtgccgaagcatggctctcccacgtcaaaactcCCACTAAGATAGTTTGACTGAATGGATAATGCTACTGGAAGCTTTATCCATTCAGAATTGTCGATCAGAAATGTTTGGGCGGAACAACAGTGacattacgtgggagagccatgcttcggcacgaatgggccggctcgaccggagaaataccacgttctcgcagaaaaccggcgtgaaacagcgctagcgctgtgtttcgccgagtgagtgagtttaccggaggcccaatcccctaccctattcccttccttaccctcccctattcccttcccatccctaacctcccctattccctcttaaaaggccggcaacgcacctgcagctcttctgatgctgcgagtgtccatgggcgacggaagttgctttccatcaggtgacccgtttgctcgtttgcccccttatttcataaaaaaaaaaccacaattATTGCGAGTGTAAGAGTGTAGCCAAACGAACGTAATGTGTGAGTTGTGAggcgcagaatttcggctggcagaaattctgctgcattcagtctcatacaaaagtcctgtttgattcacacgagcgtaattttgtgagtcatgatttgtatgaaaagatatttacgcgaccgaaattctgcgactcacaactcataaattacgctcgtttggcttcacggTATCAAGTGATCTGTGTGCTTTAGGCAGGTTTCCCTAGAACATGGTTAGGCTAGGTAAGGTAGGGTTCCATAGAAAATGAaactacttaaaaaaattagctcgatagtaataaaaaaaatgtagggaaccctgactacttgtttctaatttctaatataaaataaaaaaacttccaGCGCCATCTATGATAGACTGTTGGTACTATGTGGCAGTGACAAGAAAACAGTGATATTCGCTATCAAGGTTACAAAATATTCTAACTAATGAACAACTACCACTACAGATGCCGCTACTTACTTTTTATATAACCAAAAGTAAATAACAAGTAATGTTTAAAATATCATACTACATAAtgcataaaattgtaattataggAACAATAAAACtacaataattttgtttaaTCTTACCATAAACAATTTAATGGCATAACAACAGTGTGAT
Coding sequences:
- the LOC121729091 gene encoding uncharacterized protein LOC121729091; its protein translation is MTTSTTSTEKVPKDCTACRLTGAVGLVGIGAYLANIAWKNKTTPGKLVISTLSLAFMTLGVQRYKNEFPFHKVNSSLKTKLCHVNDKTAPQSQPARPTANARNMDKSEDSEAPWGTPSTASVLPPQAYRGEWDSTSNAWSAALGAMGGAGTVLIIAALLLIFRRPRRSDQPVLAPMDVGQNSIT